One genomic segment of Alicycliphilus denitrificans K601 includes these proteins:
- a CDS encoding DUF4194 domain-containing protein has translation MNDMHQDDPEGGTESRPPVVAELSQLMVHLLKGVLYRQDDERLWASLLSLQARVREQAAVLLLDLVLDEAERYAFFKSQPEPEDVDATPRPPRLIARRPLSYPVSLMLALLRKRLAEADAGGGDTRLVLSREEIAELMRVFLPDGTNEARLVDQVDSTITKVVELGYLRKLKPVAGAAQQAPRYEVRRILKAFVDAQWLADFDARLEGYRTALSGADRDKEAGR, from the coding sequence ATGAACGATATGCACCAGGATGATCCAGAAGGCGGCACCGAGTCGCGCCCGCCCGTTGTAGCGGAACTCTCGCAACTGATGGTGCATTTGCTCAAAGGCGTGTTGTACCGTCAGGACGACGAGCGCCTATGGGCCAGCCTGTTGAGCCTGCAAGCGCGGGTGCGGGAGCAGGCGGCGGTGTTGTTGCTGGATCTGGTACTGGACGAAGCCGAGCGGTACGCCTTCTTCAAAAGCCAGCCGGAGCCGGAGGATGTGGACGCCACACCCCGTCCGCCGCGCCTGATCGCGCGACGGCCGCTGTCCTACCCGGTCAGCCTGATGCTGGCCTTGCTGCGCAAGCGCCTGGCCGAAGCCGACGCCGGCGGCGGCGATACCCGGCTGGTGCTGTCGCGCGAGGAGATCGCCGAACTGATGCGCGTGTTTCTGCCGGACGGCACCAACGAGGCGCGCCTCGTCGACCAAGTGGATTCGACCATCACCAAGGTGGTGGAACTGGGCTATCTGCGCAAGCTCAAGCCCGTTGCCGGCGCAGCTCAGCAGGCACCTCGCTACGAGGTGCGGCGCATCCTCAAGGCGTTCGTCGATGCACAGTGGCTGGCCGACTTCGATGCGCGCCTGGAGGGCTATCGCACCGCATTGTCAGGTGCCGATCGCGACAAGGAAGCTGGCCGATGA